The proteins below come from a single Cervus elaphus chromosome 4, mCerEla1.1, whole genome shotgun sequence genomic window:
- the HAS1 gene encoding hyaluronan synthase 1 has translation MTQDVPKPSQAARHCSGLVRRVLTIAFALLILGLMTWAYAAGVPLASDRYGLLAFGLYGAFLSAHLVAQSLFAYLEHRRVAAAARRAAARGPPEAATARSVALTISAYQEDPAYLRQCLVSARALVYPRARLRVLMVVDGNRAEDLYMVDMFREVFADEDPATYVWDGNYHQPWEPAAAGAAGEGAYREVEAEDPGRLAVEALVKTRRCVCVAQRWGGKREVMYTAFKALGDSVDYVQVCDSDTRLDPMALLELVRVLDEDPRVGAVGGDVRILNPLDSWVSFLSSLRYWVAFNVERACQSYFHCVSCISGPLGLYRNNLLQQFLEAWYNQKFLGTHCTFGDDRHLTNRMLSMGYATKYTSRSRCYSETPASFLRWLSQQTRWSKSYFREWLYNALWWHRHHAWMTYEAVVSGLFPFFVAATVLRLFYAGRPWALLWVLLCVQGVALAKAAFAAWLRGCLRMLLLSLYAPLYMGGLLPAKFLALATMNQSGWGTSGRRKLAANYVPVLPLALWALLLLGGLVRSVVHEARADWSGPSRAAEARHLAAGAGAYVGYWAVMLTLYWVGVRRLCRRRAGGYRVQV, from the exons ATGACACAG GACGTGCCCAAGCCCAGCCAGGCAGCCCGCCACTGCTCCGGCCTGGTCCGCCGGGTGCTGACCATCGCCTTCGCGCTGCTCATCCTGGGCCTCATGACCTGGGCCTACGCCGCCGGCGTGCCGCTGGCCTCCGATCGCTACGGCCTCCTGGCCTTCGGCCTCTACGGGGCCTTCCTCTCGGCGCACCTGGTGGCGCAGAGCCTCTTCGCCTACCTGGAGCATCGgcgggtggcggcggcggcgcggcgcgCGGCGGCGCGGGGGCCCCCGGAGGCGGCCACGGCGCGCAGCGTGGCGCTCACCATCTCGGCGTACCAGGAGGACCCCGCGTATCTGCGCCAGTGCCTGGTGTCGGCCCGAGCCCTGGTGTACCCGCGCGCGCGCCTGCGCGTCCTCATGGTGGTGGACGGCAACCGCGCCGAGGACCTGTACATGGTCGACATGTTCCGCGAGGTCTTCGCCGACGAGGACCCCGCCACCTACGTGTGGGACGGTAACTATCACCAGCCCTGGGagccggcggcggcgggcgcggccGGCGAGGGCGCCTACCGCGAGGTGGAGGCCGAGGACCCCGGGCGCCTGGCGGTGGAGGCGCTGGTGAAGACGCGCCGGTGCGTGTGCGTGGCGCAGCGCTGGGGCGGCAAGCGCGAGGTCATGTACACGGCCTTCAAGGCGCTCGGCGACTCGGTGGACTACGTGCAG GTCTGTGACTCAGACACAAGGCTGGACCCCATGGCGCTGCTGGAGCTGGTGAGGGTGCTGGATGAGGACCCCCGAGTAGGGGCTGTTGGGGGCGATGTACGGATCCTGAACCCTCTGGACTCCTGGGTCAGTTTCCTAAGCAGCCTGCGGTACTGGGTGGCCTTCAATGTGGAGCGGGCTTGTCAGAGCTACTTCCACTGTGTGTCCTGCATCAGTGGGCCCCTAG GCCTATACAGGAACAACCTCTTGCAGCAGTTCCTCGAGGCCTGGTACAACCAGAAGTTCCTGGGCACCCACTGCACCTTTGGGGATGACCGTCACCTCACCAACCGCATGCTCAGCATGGGCTATGCCACCAA gtaCACCTCGCGGTCGCGCTGCTACTCGGAGACGCCGGCGTCCTTCCTGCGCTGGCTGAGCCAGCAGACGCGCTGGTCCAAGTCGTACTTCCGCGAGTGGCTGTACAACGCGCTCTGGTGGCACCGGCACCACGCGTGGATGACCTACGAGGCGGTGGTCTCGGGGCTCTTCCCCTTCTTCGTGGCGGCCACGGTGCTGCGGCTCTTCTACGCGGGCCGCCCCTGGGCGCTGCTCTGGGTGCTGCTATGCGTGCAGGGCGTGGCGCTGGCCAAGGCGGCCTTCGCGGCCTGGCTGCGGGGCTGCCTGCGGATGCTGCTGCTCTCGCTCTACGCGCCGCTCTACATGGGCGGCCTCCTGCCGGCCAAGTTCCTGGCGCTGGCCACCATGAACCAGAGCGGCTGGGGCACGTCGGGCCGCCGCAAGCTGGCCGCCAACTACGTGCCCGTGCTGCCCCTGGCCCTCTGGGCGCTGCTGCTGCTCGGGGGCCTGGTCCGCAGCGTGGTCCACGAGGCCCGGGCCGACTGGAGCGGGCCCTCCCGGGCGGCCGAGGCCCGGCACCTGGCCGCGGGCGCCGGCGCTTACGTGGGCTACTGGGCCGTCATGCTGACCCTCTATTGGGTGGGCGTGCGGAGGCTCTGCCGGCGGCGGGCGGGGGGCTACCGCGTCCAGGTGTGA
- the SPACA6 gene encoding sperm acrosome membrane-associated protein 6: MELERETAGARPPEPWTEAEVLRLRPSAMAWLAPWSAILPSLAALAVFDASAWACLLCFTSYEERLQICQIFIGLDSPDLGKCEEAFADAFKGLLDTEINYEERGQLHDAFTQMTHSLQEMAAAQGSFRVAFLHAAEKMQKIILQLKEVQACIPPCGLQEVTRRFQCRGCYSKVCDLPLDCPVQELTVTRGRQAMFSCTVNFQLPKEEITYSWKFAGGGLRTQDPTYFRDIPRAQGYLARIRPVQPTHRGTFSCVITQDQRPLARLYFFLNVTGPPPRGETELQVSFREVLRWVPQEAETIEPWRPSLGELLATPGALTPGNQCLLAALVALASASVTVLTW; the protein is encoded by the exons ATGGAGCTGGAGCGGGAGACGGCGGGAGCAAGACCGCCGGAGCCCTGGACCGAGGCGGAGGTTCTCAG GCTGCGACCCTCTGCCATGGCCTGGCTGGCCCCTTGGAGCGCCATCCTGCCCTCCCTGGCGGCCCTCGCGGTCTTCGATGCCTCGGCCTGGGCCTGTCTCCTCTGCTTCACGTCTTACGAGGAGCGCCTCCAGATTTGCCAGATCTTCATCGGCCTGGACAGCCCCGACCTCGGGAAGTGTGAGGAGGCCTTCGCAGACGCCTTTAAGGGGCTGCTGGACACTGAGATCA ACTACGAGGAGAGGGGCCAGCTGCACGATGCCTTCACCCAGATGACCCACTCCCTACAGGAGATGGCCGCCGCCCAGG GGTCCTTTCGGGTTGCCTTTCTTCATGCTGCGGAGAAAATGCAGAAGATTATATTACAGCTTAAGGAAG TGCAGGCCTGCATTCCTCCCTGCG GGCTCCAGGAGGTCACCCGGCGTTTCCAGTGCCGCGGATGCTACTCCAAGGTCTGCGATCTCCCGCTTGACTGCCCAG TTCAGGAGCTGACGGTGACTCGGGGTCGTCAGGCCATGTTCTCTTGCACTGTGAACTTCCAGCTGCCTAAGGAAGAGATCACCTATTCCTGGAAGTTCGCAGGAGGT GGA CTCCGGACTCAGGACCCGACCTACTTCCGAGATATTCCGCGGGCCCAAGGTTACCTGGCGCGGATCCGGCCGGTGCAGCCCACGCACCGCGGGACCTTCTCTTGCGTGATCACGCAGGACCAGCGCCCCCTGGCGCGGCTCTACTTCTTTCTTAACG TGACGGGCCCGCCCCCGCGCGGGGAGACCGAGCTCCAGGTCTCTTTTCGGGAAGTGTTGCGGTGGGTGCCGCAGGAGGCGGAGACGATCGAACCCTGGAGGCCCAGCCTGGGCGAGCTGCTGGCCACACCCGGGGCTCTGACGCCGGGCAACCAGTGCCTGCTCGCGGCCCTTGTGGCCTTAGCATCAGCCAGTGTGACCGTGCTGACGTGGTGA